The Chaetodon auriga isolate fChaAug3 chromosome 2, fChaAug3.hap1, whole genome shotgun sequence genome segment ATGTTGAAGCTTTAAGAGTTCTTTCTGTAAGTTGCCTAACCTCTACAGCTTGTTTCAACATTTGTGGCCATTTACTGTCTATTTTTCattgctctgattggtcaattATTTGTCCAACTGGCCACTGATGGGCAAAAGCCCAATTTTTCTGGACCACTGCAAAAAACTGAGATGTGGTTGGATATTCAGAGGTCTGTAACCAGGCAAGGAGCTGAGCTGggggagagaagcagcaaacGAGCTGAACCATTAATAAACCTTTACATCAAAATCATGATCCAAATAAATTAAAGGTAcaactctgatttaaaaaaaagttaggaattaaaaatagaattaaatcatttgtaaacaaactgtgacagttttatgaagtgtttcTTTGTAATAAGTAGTAATACCCTTTCCACAATCAtctgttcacaaagtggtgaacctcactcacGACGGAGCCGGATGCCCTcttcacacccaatcatgatactatcacctgtcaccAGTGAACCATGGTTTGGTTTGATTTACAATTTACACAGACTTTTTTGAATTGGGGTTGTATTTGGCAGCAAGCTCAGTTTGACTGATCAGCAACTGGCAAATGCCGGGTGGTTGAAACCCCCCATTTATAGTTAATTTTGAGCATATGATATCCCTGTTTCATGTGTAAAGCTCTGATCTGAAACCTTTTCTCATATCCTTTGTGCTTTTCTTCCCACCTTTCAGATCTTCTACATGAATCCTCGGTATATACTTTTCAGTCACTTGGTGGTCAATGATATGATCCAAGTTACCTTGACCCTCATCCTGTTCATCATCAGCTACATCCTctacaaaataaatgtctcCATCTGTTGCGCCTTCATCCTGCTTGTtgtttccaccactgaaaacacTCCTCTGAACCTGGCTTGCATGGCGGTGGAGTGCTACATCGCCATCTGCTTCCCCCTTCGCCATGTGCACATCTGTACCATCAAGAGAACTTTAATGCTGATTGGTTTAATCTGGACaacaagcatgttttctgttctgtctgatCTCTTCATCACTTTGGCCACACAGCCTCTGGACTTCTTTCATTCTCGTGTGTTCTGCCTCAGGGAAACTGTCTTCCCAAATCCCCTCATCATCAAGAAGAGGGATATCACGTATTCAGTGTTTCTGGTTATAGTTTGGTTTGTTATCTTTTACATTTACTTTAAGATCCTTCTCACTGCAAAAACAGCTAGCAAAGATGCTAAGAAAGCGAGAAACACAATCCTCCTCCATgggtttcagctgctgctttgtatGGCTTCATATGCAGCCCCCCAGTTGAAAGATGCTCTGCAGCAATTGTCCCCTAAAAATTATACAGACTTCCTATTTGCTTCCTATATTATTGTACAGATCCTGCCACGATCCATTAGTCCAATCATCTATGGCTTACGAGACAATACTTTCAGGAAGTACTTGAAAAGGTATCTGTTGTGTACACCATACTGTAAGCAACAATTCAAAAACTTGACTTAAAAGCCATTCCactaaaaggaaacaaaaaggaaagcTTTGCACAACACCTGGCTTCACTCAGCTTCATGCAGACAGTGTAAaggtcaaacacacagctgtgacaccTTTGTGGAATTCCAAACTCATATCTGCATATCCGAAACAGCACATCACACTCAGATTCAAGTCGTTAGGCTTAGTGTTCATTCAGGGTTGGTTATTCAAcgaacaaaacacaaagatatcaACAAGTTTGGAATAATACAATAGAATAGACTAGAAtatatcctgtttgtttttattcatgaaatTGTAGCAAATAAGTCCAGTTCGTACTGATGAGTTCGGaggctttgctgctttgttATACATTACTAAAAATGTACAtgatggtaaaaaaaataattgttagtttgAGACCCAATCACATTAAAAAGTGTTTCTTAATTAACATAttgtctgctgttgtttgaCACATATTTGATTGGAGAGATTAATCATCCAGATCTCTTATTATCACTTGTGGAAAGTAAAACAATATGTAATAATCAATATGTAAAACACACCTACAACACACATGAGTAAAAGATAGCTGACTGTCACAGTGTTACTACATCGGTTGCAGTGCAAACAGTTCTGTTCAGAGTTTGGACTGACAGGCCACCGTCCAGTTACCTAAAGACAACTGATGAAACCCGGATAGACATCATCTGACATTCTGCAAGACTCATGCATCATCCTGCTTAATATAAAATCCATGAAACTCATTTCAGACtcattgtgtgaatgtgaagtgGTGATGGAAGTGTACTACCTGAGGTAGGAGACTCTTTAACTCTTTGATGCTATCACACTGTGttactgcagtattttattAAGATGGTGTTCACAGTATTGCAGTCCTTTTAAACTCTAGTTGATCTCTAATCCAATTCAACAACAAGATGGAAAACCATGTGTTTTATGAAGTGgaagactgaaaagaaaaaaacccaaacatgcTGCCATTTctatagatttaaaaaaaaaaaaaacatgattcaaaATAACACACTAAACCTTAACCTTAATGTGACTCCTGGTATTAAAGTATGAAAATATAacagttgtgtttttggatGGATACATTGAGGGTTGAATGCACTTCCTGCAAAACAGTTTCAATTTGCAGTACAAATCTAAACTGAGGGTCGTAGATATGAAGgtatatttcattttgtgtggCATTGCCTCATGTACAAAGACTTCAGGAATAATTGTTTATAAAAATTCAGCTGATTTGCTTTGGTGATTGACAGAGATGGGAGTGAAGTTTTTTGTAGGGATAATTTGTCGAAGGTGCACAACAATGAAGACCAAATAAGACATTTCTGTCAAGgaaatgtaatgttttcaaATGTCCTTCTTAAATTTGTGGAACTGTTTAATGATTCGTCATGTTGCCATCCTGTTGGTCACTGCTGTGACCATATGGGCTGGATGCCTTGTGGTGCAGGACACTCaaagaaatcaatcaatcatgtctctcttttcttttcctctccttcagaTATTTCATGTGAATCCTCGGTACATCCTATTCATCCACCTGGTGGTGAACGATATGATACAGCTGACTACAACAATAAGTCTGCTCCTCTTCAGTTATATCTTCTACAAAATTAATGTTGCTCTTTGCTGCCTCATTCTTACCTTTTCTGTCTTCACCACCCTCAACACTCCATTAAATTTAGCTGTCATGGCAGTGGAGTGCTACATTGCTGTTTGTTTACCACTGCGACATGCTGAGTTGTGTACAATCAAAAGAACATATATTCTGATTGGCTCGATTTGGGCCATGAGTGCTGTCTCAACCCTGCCAGATGTGTTTATTATTCTAGCAACAGAGCCTGTACAGTTCTTTCATTTggctttgattttgtttttacatgagATTACATGAATGTGTTGCTGTGCTACAACCCAGCACATAGATTCATAgatgatgaataaaacatgaaatacaaaAGTAATAAACCACAGAGTccactgatgtttttctttgaggtgatgtattttcatttagttGTCTATCAAACTGAGGCTTCAGTCTAAATGACTACTCGTATTTAATCTTTAAACTTTTGTGTTGTAATGATGTCTTTTTACGCAATTAAGTCTTCAGTTACTTCCAAAATTATAACCAAATGAGATCATGGCAGCCAGTTTATATGCTGTGAGATAAAATAATGTACATAGAAATTAACAATGTATTATACAATTATTACTGTTACCATCTACATAAGATACATtttttcagcatgaaaacatgcatttcataTTTAAGCAAGTGCTCAGTGTCATAAATACATGTCTGGCTtcataacaaaacaaactgctTGAAAATTGGTTAAAAATTCAGGGAGTTACGATGATTTTAACTGCATACAGACCTCCCTTCCCTGTACCAATATGGCGGACGTTCCATAGGTACTGTGGGAATTAGTATTGGACATATGGGCTCCAGTCCAGTACAGTCAGGGACATGATtttaaacacacaacagactACAACTACAAGTAGAACAGCAAGTCCACACAAAAATTCCTCTCcaacatatttttttcatattcctTGACATTTCCTTAATTTTCAATTTCAAAAATGCTTTAGAAGCTCCAGAAAGGTCCGTGCATACTGCAGATCTGACTGAGAAGCAGTATGAGGTGAAAGATGCATCCTGTGTGTCCCAGCAGCGTTTGCCCACTGATCTGCCCTCTTGATCCATAGCCACCTTGTGGCTTTCTCTGCGGCTTCATTTGCAGACCTGATGGCCTTCCTCTACGCCTCCCTGGTGAGGTCCAGCACTGTGAATACTTTGCAATGGGACCACCCTGCAAATCCTCGACAGCCCACCTCCAGAGGTTCTCAGCAAGTTTTTTTACAGCCTTGCCTCCTGCTCTCGTACACCAGCTCCTGGTACTTGGCACGTTTCCTCTCATTGGCCTCATCCATACACTCTTCCCAGGGCACTGTGAGCTCCCGAGTGATCAACTGCTTGATAGATTCTGACACGATGATCATGCCTGGTCGGAACCACAAAGATGTTATCCTGGCTGGGAACTCCAGCTGTTTACCAAGATCTACTTCCAGTTGCCAGTCAGTGGCAAAGGTGAGGAGGCCAGATTTCACCCGTGGTTGAGTGTTGGGCTTCTCTCCGGCTCCGTGGAACCTGATGGTCTTTGGCTTGTGGTGACCCATGATGGTGTTGATGGTCATGACTATGCTGTCAGCAACTGCCCTAAGCACCTGGCCGTGGCGCCAGCGATTGCCCCCGTCTCCAAGGGTTTTTGGGCAGCTGCTGAGGAGGGGTTCCAGGGAACCTGTCCTGGACACTGGATGGACGGGACAGGatggtgtttctgttttgccCCAGATGTGAAGGTTGGCTGGACTTGGTAGGACGTCATAAACAGCCTGGACTAAAAACCTGATGCGCTGGAAGTCTGCTTTCCAGATATTGGACCAGGTGATCCTTCGTTGCAGAACATTCTCTCATTTAGTCCATGCTCCTTGTTGCCCCATTCCCACCATCCTACTAGCTCATTCTTCCTCCACGCCTGCCCGCACTTCCTCCTGAACGAGTTGTTGTCGTTCCTTGCCCTTGGCCTTGTTCACCCTGGTTGCCGGGAAGTAGCCAATTCCTGCAGACCTGTGGCTATAGACCCCACCAGTGCCTTCTGCATCAGCTGTGACTCCAGAGCTTTGTCTGCCCTCCATTTCCTGCCTGTTTGCACCTGGATGCCAGCCAATGCCACCTTTGGATCCCAAGATTCCCTGTACTGCAAGACTTCCCATGTTCTGGACACCATGAACTCTTCGGCGAGGCCCCTGAATGGGAGCTGAAGGATGTTAGCGGTACCAGACAGGCCGGAGCTGCTGAGACTGCGCAGTAGACCAAGCCATCTATGCAGGTAGCTGCTGATGTTTCTCTCCATGGTCTCAACTGTTGTTATGGGTACTGTGTACACCAGCAGGCCAAAGGATCCGGGGCAAGATGGAATGTTGCCAAATGCAGGCCTTGAACCTTGTTGGCAGACCTGATTTGTCAACCCGAATCAGCCAGTCTTCACATTCTTTGCTAGTTTTCTGGATGGACGCAGAATCTTTGAGGCTGCAGTCAAAGTACTTCCCGAGGCTCTTAAATGGCTGCTCTGTGATGGATGGGATGGCGGCTCCAGACAGTGAGAAGCGGAACTTGTCCACTACTTTTCCCCTCTTGAGCACTAGAGACCTTGATTTTGCTGGCTTGAAGCTCATCCTTGCCCAGGTGATGAGCTTCTCTAGGCCTTGGAGATCCATCTACTGCCCGAGACAGATGTGGTGGTGACAATCAGGTTGTCCACAAAGGCTCTTATTGGGGGCTGGCATACTCCTGATTTTGTCAAGGGTCCCCTGCACTCCACCTCTGCTGACTTGACTATCATGTTCATGGCAAGGGCAAACAGTATGACTGAGATGGTACAGCCTTTTATTATGCCTTTCTCAAGTCGGTGCCAGTCTGATGTACCTGACCCAGCAGTGACTCTCAGCCTGAAATTATTGTAGTAATCCAAAATAAGGTTTGCGACTTTGCTGGGAACATGATGTTGTTGAAGAGCGAGCTCAACAAGCTTCTGCGGTATGAAGCCGTACATATTGGCAAGGTCCAGCCAGAGTACGGTGAGATCTTCTTTCCCTTCACGGGCCTCCCTGATGAGTTGTGTCACCACGCCAGTGTGCTCCAAACAGCCGGCCACAACAGGGATCCCACCCTTCTGAACAGAGGTATTGATGTAGCTGTTCTTCAGAAAGAACTCCATTAGTCGTCGTGACAAGATGCTGAAGATAATCTTGCTTTCGATGCTTAGCAGCGAGATGGTTCTAAACTAAAAGAACAATTTTTTctcgtctgctgtcagccttatcaacaaggcccggaacccccccgacactctcCACACTCcgcctctgcctcatcttgccacattgacacacacaactctatgcattacattaatgctcagtttggacttttttctgaaaaaaaaacaaaaaaaaaaacaaaaacagactgtgtttccgaaaaagagaaacaaaaaacagacttgtgtatatatatttatattgttatattttgtactttcatttttagtagatgtgtctgcaccaacttcaccacaacaaattccttgtgtgtgtaaaaatcatACCTAGcaataaagcaatttctgattctgattctgaactgACTGATGTTTTTGGAAACACGAGGAAGAATGACAGACATTACACCAACAAACAACTCTGTCttgttgtctcgagtgtgagatggcAAGAAAGAGtccggagcaggagaagttgttAATtacatacaatatattatctttgtagacaagatgactttgttctatcatcagaacaatgtcaacACAATAGGCACATCATAATGcgttgtacaatcaggacaaaaggttcacttaatcagtgcataataacatacagtacatggtgtcatcagcaggttatggcacacgcacacacctaatcatatgatatggttaTACATTTGGTTTTAAGATCATGAATGCTTATGATTgagtaaaagagaagatgaataataacaattcccattacagtacacacacacacacacacacacacacacacacacacacacacacgcacacgcacacacacacacacagtgacttcTCTTGATCCCATGACATTTAAAGTTAACTAGTATATATCAAGTAGTTTCACAGACGTCTGGCTTATTGTATGTATCACTGCAATACACTGACTGTTGCCGAGGTGAGTACATATTCTTTCTGTATT includes the following:
- the LOC143330055 gene encoding odorant receptor 131-2-like — protein: MNTSSANVTVVLQYRDSFTKAVSKNVIVVVLGISINYINAGLIHTFCKHQIFYMNPRYILFSHLVVNDMIQVTLTLILFIISYILYKINVSICCAFILLVVSTTENTPLNLACMAVECYIAICFPLRHVHICTIKRTLMLIGLIWTTSMFSVLSDLFITLATQPLDFFHSRVFCLRETVFPNPLIIKKRDITYSVFLVIVWFVIFYIYFKILLTAKTASKDAKKARNTILLHGFQLLLCMASYAAPQLKDALQQLSPKNYTDFLFASYIIVQILPRSISPIIYGLRDNTFRKYLKRYLLCTPYCKQQFKNLT